AACCCGGCGAAGCTGCTGCTGGACCCCTACGCCCGCGCCGTCGACGGCGAGCTGGTCCTCGACGACGCGCTCTACGGCCACGACCCCCGGGACCCCTCGCTGCCCGACCCGGCGGACTCGGCGCCCTTCGTGCCCCGCGGGGTCGTCGTCCACGACAACTTCCCCTGGGACGGCGACCGCCCACTGCGGACGTCATGGTCGGACACGGTCATCTACGAGGTGCACGTCAAGGGTGCGACGATGCGCCACCCCGAGGTGCCGCCCACGCTGCGCGGCACCTACGCGGGCCTGGCCCATCCCGCGTTCATCGAGCACCTGCAGTCCCTCGGCGTGACCGCCGTCGAGCTCCTGCCCGTGCACCACTTCGTCAGCGAGCCGCACCTGCTGCGGCGCGAGCTGTCCAACTACTGGGGCTACAACACCCTCGGATACTTCGCTCCGCACGCCGGCTACAGCGCGTCGGGCTCCGACGGCGGCCAGGTCGTGGAGTTCAAGACGATGGTCAAGCAGCTGCACGCCGCCGGCATCGAGGTGATCCTCGACGTCGTCTACAACCACACCGCCGAGGGCGACCAGCGCGGTCCGACGCTGTCGTTCAAGGGCATCGACAACGCCGGCTACTACCGGCTCGATGGCGGCAACAAGGCCCGCTACACCGACTACACCGGCTGCGGGAACACTCTCGACGTCCGCCGTCCGGCCGTGCTGGCGCTGCTCATGGACTCGCTGCGCTACTGGGTCACCGAGATGCACGTCGACGGCTTCCGCTTCGACCTGGCTGCGACCCTGGCCCGGGAGTTCTACGACGTCGACCGGCTGTCCAGCTTCTTCGAACTCGTCCAGCAGGACCCGACGGTCAGCCAGGTGAAGCTGATCGCCGAGCCGTGGGACGTCGGCCCCGGCGGCTACCAGGTCGGCAACTTTCCGCCGCAATGGACGGAGTGGAACGGCAAGTACCGCGACACCGTCCGCGACTTCTGGCGTGGCGAGCCGGCCACCATCGGCGAGTTCGCCGCCCGGCTCACCGGCTCAGCCGACCTGTACGAGCATTCCGCGCGGCGGCCGGTGGCCAGCATCAACTTCGTCACCGCCCATGACGGGTTCACCTTGCG
This Jatrophihabitans sp. DNA region includes the following protein-coding sequences:
- the glgX gene encoding glycogen debranching protein GlgX: NPAKLLLDPYARAVDGELVLDDALYGHDPRDPSLPDPADSAPFVPRGVVVHDNFPWDGDRPLRTSWSDTVIYEVHVKGATMRHPEVPPTLRGTYAGLAHPAFIEHLQSLGVTAVELLPVHHFVSEPHLLRRELSNYWGYNTLGYFAPHAGYSASGSDGGQVVEFKTMVKQLHAAGIEVILDVVYNHTAEGDQRGPTLSFKGIDNAGYYRLDGGNKARYTDYTGCGNTLDVRRPAVLALLMDSLRYWVTEMHVDGFRFDLAATLAREFYDVDRLSSFFELVQQDPTVSQVKLIAEPWDVGPGGYQVGNFPPQWTEWNGKYRDTVRDFWRGEPATIGEFAARLTGSADLYEHSARRPVASINFVTAHDGFTLRDLVSYNEKRNEANGEGNNDGESHNRSWNCGVEGPTDDPEVNELRARQQRNFIATLFLSQGVPMICHGDELGRTQQGNNNGYCQDNELTWIDWESADTDLMAFTRKVTELRRTHPTFRRRRFFDGRPVKRQGEGAPLPDIAWLRPDGSEMTEDDWGSGFGRAVAVFLNGEAITGTDDRGGRVIDDSFILCFSAHHEPIEFTPPSELQHSSWQVVLDTAATAADEDADIKPILPGASVTVAPRTMVVLRSLGE